The following proteins come from a genomic window of Anaerobutyricum hallii:
- a CDS encoding tyrosine-type recombinase/integrase: protein MNYKIDDEPTFLKKQEIISLTFLEVSDLWLTDNQPYWKPSTYAKYQNVLDSYILPAWRNKLISSLQQSDYDMLREYLEEFLSQSTLDTITTVVRGICKYAVSKHFLCSISFVFPKSTRKKILFTEVDLTYEEMLSDQYDDAIRIFSKEEMVQITEYLVCHSSPSHIGILIALYEGMRIGELCALRWKDLDFVRKTIYILRTYHRISQPETVAGKPKTVLRFDLPKNRRTRLIPMQPQLAEYLWEMSQSYSPDDYILSGNRQPMEPRSCSNHFKRLLKACNLPDINFHALRHTFASNCVEAGIDIKVLSEILGHSSVKITMDLYVHLSMQYKQQQLSILQIQNNIF, encoded by the coding sequence ATGAATTATAAAATAGATGATGAGCCCACATTTTTAAAGAAACAAGAGATTATATCTTTGACTTTTTTGGAAGTTTCAGACCTTTGGCTTACAGACAATCAGCCATACTGGAAACCATCTACTTATGCAAAATATCAAAATGTTTTAGATAGTTATATTCTCCCAGCATGGAGAAATAAGTTAATCTCATCTTTGCAACAATCAGATTATGATATGCTTAGAGAATATTTAGAAGAGTTCTTGTCACAAAGTACTTTAGATACTATAACAACTGTAGTCAGAGGCATCTGTAAATATGCAGTTTCAAAGCATTTTTTATGTTCTATTTCATTTGTTTTTCCCAAAAGTACACGTAAGAAAATATTGTTTACCGAAGTCGATTTAACTTATGAAGAAATGCTTTCTGATCAATATGATGATGCTATCCGGATATTCAGTAAGGAAGAGATGGTTCAGATCACAGAATATCTGGTATGTCATTCTTCTCCTTCTCATATCGGCATATTAATTGCCCTTTATGAAGGGATGAGGATTGGCGAACTGTGTGCGTTACGATGGAAAGATCTTGATTTTGTAAGAAAGACCATTTATATTCTTAGAACTTATCATCGGATTTCCCAGCCTGAAACTGTTGCTGGGAAGCCTAAAACAGTATTACGATTTGATCTTCCAAAAAACAGGAGAACACGGCTGATTCCAATGCAGCCACAATTGGCAGAATATTTATGGGAGATGTCACAGTCTTATTCGCCGGATGATTATATTTTATCTGGAAACAGGCAGCCAATGGAACCCCGGAGTTGTTCGAATCATTTCAAACGCTTGTTAAAAGCCTGCAATCTTCCGGATATAAATTTCCACGCCCTCCGGCATACTTTTGCTTCTAATTGTGTCGAAGCAGGCATAGATATCAAAGTACTTTCAGAAATTCTTGGACATTCTTCTGTGAAGATAACGATGGACCTTTATGTCCATCTTTCCATGCAATATAAACAACAGCAGCTTTCCATACTTCAAATCCAGAATAATATTTTTTAA
- a CDS encoding helix-turn-helix domain-containing protein: protein MISYRPLFETMAQKNITSYALFKMGFSKSTYHSIKKGNSISTNTVNQLCKILNCTVSEIIEFVDDEE from the coding sequence ATGATCAGTTACAGACCTTTGTTTGAAACCATGGCTCAAAAGAATATTACTTCCTATGCTCTATTTAAGATGGGGTTTTCCAAATCGACCTACCATTCTATTAAAAAGGGGAACAGTATCAGCACAAACACAGTCAATCAATTATGTAAAATACTGAACTGTACCGTTTCCGAGATCATAGAATTTGTTGACGATGAAGAGTAG
- a CDS encoding DUF4430 domain-containing protein — MRKENKWKKWFLVFAFTMMLGFIWKTDSFAAEKAGNIIVSVEKFTIGQGYLIDPTITPFYKGEHFSDVLLRVLRENGYEANVKNSEMGFYLALIYNADNGKYEVPDCIKSMPNMTTANGEGLKCPTGNEKNKDAPKLGEFSYMPSSGWLYSKNGEFPNYVMSDCEMSDGDVIRVQFTLYGYGADLGDSNESMKDALNLPKREEITKRLALISQNRAACFLNDDCRKAYGDAYDAVIDLDTLQEKMDMVYNALPSEEAINDYVVSYNEKLVQDLMTRIKKIGEVTLEKERDIIGIRNTYNSFNDEQKSKVSPESLEILTNAEKEIVQLKNEQKADSVISQINALGTVSLSNESQVVAARKAYNALTTEQKALVSAEILSKLTQAEQNISQLKAQVAAEKAATEQKAEQEAQQKALQQALINQNTPAKTTLKSVKKIGTKKAKLTWKKVNVASGYEIYMSMKKSSGYKKIKTIKKAKTVTFTKSGLKKKQTYYFKVRTYRIVNGVTYYGNDSNVKKVNIK; from the coding sequence ATGAGAAAAGAAAATAAATGGAAGAAATGGTTTCTGGTATTTGCATTTACAATGATGCTGGGATTCATTTGGAAAACAGATAGTTTTGCTGCTGAAAAAGCTGGGAATATTATAGTAAGTGTGGAAAAATTTACAATAGGACAAGGCTATTTGATTGATCCGACAATAACCCCATTTTATAAAGGCGAACATTTTTCAGATGTACTGTTGAGGGTTCTGAGAGAAAATGGATATGAAGCAAATGTAAAAAATTCAGAAATGGGATTTTATCTTGCATTAATTTATAATGCAGATAATGGAAAATATGAGGTGCCGGATTGCATCAAATCAATGCCTAATATGACTACAGCAAATGGAGAAGGCCTGAAATGTCCGACGGGAAACGAGAAGAACAAAGATGCTCCCAAACTTGGAGAATTTTCATATATGCCATCCTCAGGATGGTTGTATAGTAAAAATGGAGAATTTCCAAATTATGTAATGTCTGATTGCGAGATGAGCGATGGAGATGTGATACGGGTACAATTTACTTTATATGGATATGGTGCTGATCTGGGCGATTCGAATGAAAGTATGAAAGATGCTTTGAATCTGCCGAAAAGAGAGGAAATTACTAAGAGACTAGCATTGATCAGTCAAAACCGCGCAGCATGTTTTCTAAATGATGATTGTAGAAAAGCATATGGAGATGCATATGATGCAGTGATTGATCTGGATACACTTCAAGAAAAAATGGACATGGTATATAATGCACTTCCTTCAGAAGAAGCAATTAATGATTATGTAGTTTCATATAATGAAAAACTTGTTCAGGATTTAATGACACGTATTAAGAAAATCGGCGAGGTGACATTAGAGAAGGAACGAGATATTATAGGAATAAGAAATACTTACAATTCATTTAATGATGAACAAAAGTCAAAAGTATCACCTGAGTCTTTAGAAATATTAACTAATGCAGAAAAGGAGATAGTCCAGTTAAAAAATGAACAAAAAGCAGATTCGGTGATATCCCAGATTAATGCACTTGGAACCGTATCTTTATCTAATGAGAGCCAGGTTGTTGCAGCAAGAAAAGCATATAATGCATTAACAACTGAACAAAAAGCACTGGTTTCTGCTGAAATTCTTTCTAAACTGACCCAGGCAGAGCAGAATATTTCCCAGTTGAAAGCCCAGGTAGCAGCAGAGAAGGCTGCGACTGAACAAAAAGCAGAGCAGGAGGCACAGCAGAAAGCATTGCAGCAGGCTCTCATAAATCAAAATACACCTGCAAAGACGACCTTGAAATCTGTGAAAAAAATAGGCACAAAAAAAGCAAAGCTTACCTGGAAAAAGGTGAATGTTGCTTCTGGCTATGAGATCTATATGTCTATGAAAAAATCATCTGGATATAAAAAGATCAAGACAATCAAAAAGGCAAAAACGGTTACATTCACAAAGAGCGGACTGAAAAAGAAACAGACCTATTATTTCAAGGTACGGACATATCGGATAGTAAACGGTGTCACTTATTATGGAAACGATTCTAATGTAAAAAAGGTCAATATCAAATAG
- a CDS encoding helix-turn-helix domain-containing protein yields MIEEEKMEKITIFILNNIKKKITQEDAARVMGYGTNAFKKHFSDYFETSFGKFVKMLRMRCAAQDVYDSFKSLSSISEEYGYQSKQFFSVFRNEIGMNPKQFQKRGTMIPDMPCKKKINGHPMRMEYKKMEPVTIQSYPQPVTDIDSKWLFCAYPFSNRTGIFDLSKPEKQYGILWHDIQSTNQMAYFLGTEVDNEEECPEGMERISTMGGNYAVFTVERGADYYDIVQTMKALSWYVFRIWRVLNKKKMVKMGFTYEAFDAEHIYLYIPLSSGVGGIELEKDRGKTVEQIALYVDENIQNELTVEKVAKHFGYSVYYCQDRFQACYNVSLEKYIRQKQLYLQAAMLKNNDITEQELCTQYHYSDISQFQKAFRREFKVRPEDYHMVNLELIDIKDYYSENFSQLKMSVQKMNEQYFAGKTIQSWEDQKYLNSDVTDLAGFWMIHDYPEMGDRDWRCNLKEGEKIALYAKKQMEGQSKNIYDYVLGPVMKEKDCKIPEKMCIYPIQGGKYAVFESLQEKDDPEKIPELIRLIVRCIDQVWIYDNWRRTDFQKRIAFLYYKNEKIFYYIPIK; encoded by the coding sequence ATGATAGAAGAAGAAAAAATGGAGAAGATTACAATCTTTATCCTGAATAATATTAAAAAAAAGATTACTCAAGAAGATGCAGCAAGAGTAATGGGGTACGGAACCAATGCTTTTAAAAAACATTTTTCTGATTATTTTGAAACCTCCTTCGGGAAATTTGTGAAAATGCTGCGGATGCGTTGCGCTGCACAGGATGTATACGACTCATTCAAATCCCTTTCCAGTATCAGTGAAGAATATGGTTATCAGTCAAAACAGTTTTTTTCTGTTTTTCGAAATGAAATAGGAATGAATCCAAAACAGTTTCAAAAGAGAGGAACCATGATCCCTGATATGCCCTGCAAGAAAAAAATAAACGGACATCCCATGCGGATGGAATATAAAAAAATGGAACCTGTGACAATACAGAGCTATCCTCAGCCTGTTACAGATATTGACTCTAAGTGGCTCTTTTGTGCATATCCATTTTCTAACCGAACAGGTATATTTGATCTTTCGAAACCGGAGAAACAGTACGGAATTTTGTGGCATGATATACAATCGACGAATCAGATGGCCTACTTTCTGGGAACAGAGGTCGATAATGAAGAAGAATGTCCGGAAGGAATGGAGAGAATATCCACAATGGGGGGAAATTATGCAGTGTTTACGGTCGAGCGAGGTGCTGATTATTATGATATTGTTCAGACGATGAAAGCATTATCCTGGTATGTCTTCCGGATTTGGAGAGTGCTCAATAAAAAGAAAATGGTCAAAATGGGTTTTACTTATGAAGCCTTTGATGCAGAACATATTTATCTTTATATACCTTTATCGAGTGGAGTCGGAGGTATTGAACTGGAAAAGGATAGAGGTAAAACGGTAGAACAAATCGCTCTTTATGTGGATGAAAATATTCAAAATGAGTTGACGGTAGAAAAAGTTGCAAAACATTTCGGCTACTCTGTTTATTATTGTCAGGACCGTTTTCAGGCTTGCTATAATGTTTCTTTGGAGAAATATATCCGTCAAAAACAGCTTTATTTGCAGGCGGCCATGTTGAAAAACAATGATATAACAGAGCAGGAATTATGCACCCAATATCATTATTCTGACATATCACAATTTCAGAAGGCATTTCGAAGGGAATTCAAGGTCAGACCAGAGGACTACCATATGGTCAACCTCGAATTGATTGATATTAAAGATTATTATTCGGAAAATTTCAGTCAGTTAAAGATGTCGGTCCAGAAAATGAATGAACAGTATTTTGCCGGGAAAACGATCCAGTCATGGGAAGATCAAAAATACTTAAACAGTGATGTAACTGATCTTGCCGGATTCTGGATGATTCATGATTATCCGGAAATGGGAGACAGAGACTGGAGATGCAATTTAAAAGAAGGAGAAAAGATTGCTCTTTATGCAAAAAAACAAATGGAAGGACAATCAAAAAATATTTATGATTATGTCCTCGGCCCGGTTATGAAAGAAAAGGACTGCAAAATACCGGAAAAAATGTGTATATATCCGATCCAGGGAGGAAAGTATGCAGTCTTTGAAAGCCTCCAGGAGAAAGATGATCCGGAAAAAATTCCGGAACTCATCCGTTTGATAGTGCGGTGTATCGATCAGGTATGGATCTATGATAACTGGAGACGGACAGATTTCCAAAAAAGAATTGCTTTTTTATATTACAAAAATGAGAAAATATTTTATTATATTCCAATCAAATAA
- a CDS encoding Ig-like domain-containing protein, with product MKKVLAIILTLTTILSSISFGVSAETVPSNSLTDGTFQTVGTKIEDTIFGNANCKGTDNCFGSVYYRVLKDDHGYYNGAAPIENYLKNVFVKDSETGPITVNSSSSLGQISYTNAMTIINFASAFSSYEEYIIRKGKTLSDELKEQKSFAIEYFNTVDTKVEGYHTHTTGRGYTFPSMAVAVVAMGSLMEQYHTERYDALIKEAYEKVDSAFWDSMKYLKPFYQLCSKYDWFDAAKNDLKVKPADGDTLTALDVKDYYAYGTNLEKDYPDQWEAYKNRVLEAETLKPEDAQAFAYHYAYQITDGDVYLGIYGSSRDIVDFDDEMTQTVAAVKAAINALPDVSDITLDNKAEVEAARTVYEALTEKQKNYVPTTTLTILAAAEAKIKELSATPDHKHSYGSWETVSNATVFQAEQQKRTCTCGDVETRTVGSKLAPVLEVQGKLKSIPVKAGKTITIKLSLANGDSLDSVKVSNSKYAKLISLNKKNGTIKLKSLKKGSTTLKIRLASKKTRSYKVKVTNGTVKTTKLTAKQNKITLKKGNTVTLKSVRVPFTSTEKVIYKSSNKKVAVVTSSGKVKAVGAGTVKITMKSGTKKATVNVIVPKRK from the coding sequence ATGAAGAAAGTATTGGCAATCATTTTAACGTTGACAACGATACTGAGTTCCATCAGTTTCGGAGTTTCTGCAGAGACTGTTCCAAGTAACAGTTTGACAGACGGTACCTTCCAGACCGTGGGCACGAAGATAGAAGACACAATTTTTGGCAATGCCAATTGCAAAGGCACGGATAATTGCTTTGGTTCTGTCTATTATCGAGTGTTAAAGGATGACCATGGATATTATAACGGTGCTGCACCGATTGAGAATTATCTAAAAAATGTTTTTGTGAAGGATTCAGAAACAGGGCCAATTACAGTTAATTCTTCGTCAAGTTTAGGACAAATATCTTATACAAATGCGATGACTATAATCAACTTTGCTTCTGCTTTTTCCTCTTATGAGGAATATATCATACGTAAGGGAAAAACTTTGTCCGATGAACTGAAGGAGCAGAAATCTTTTGCTATTGAATATTTTAATACTGTAGATACAAAAGTTGAAGGGTATCATACACATACGACGGGTAGAGGTTATACATTCCCTTCCATGGCGGTAGCTGTGGTAGCGATGGGTTCTTTGATGGAACAGTATCACACAGAACGTTACGATGCTTTGATTAAAGAAGCATATGAAAAAGTAGATAGTGCTTTCTGGGATTCTATGAAATATCTTAAACCATTTTATCAGCTCTGCTCGAAATATGACTGGTTTGATGCTGCAAAGAATGATCTTAAAGTGAAACCGGCCGATGGTGATACGTTGACTGCTCTTGATGTAAAAGATTATTATGCATATGGCACTAATCTGGAAAAAGATTATCCGGATCAGTGGGAGGCTTATAAAAATCGTGTTTTGGAAGCAGAAACTTTAAAACCAGAAGATGCACAGGCTTTTGCTTATCACTATGCATATCAGATTACCGATGGAGATGTTTATCTTGGTATCTATGGAAGCAGCCGAGATATTGTTGATTTTGATGATGAAATGACACAGACTGTGGCTGCAGTGAAAGCTGCCATTAATGCATTACCTGATGTTTCAGATATAACACTGGATAATAAAGCTGAAGTTGAGGCTGCAAGAACAGTATATGAAGCTCTTACAGAAAAGCAGAAGAATTATGTTCCTACAACAACATTAACAATTCTCGCAGCAGCAGAAGCTAAGATTAAAGAGCTTTCTGCAACACCAGATCATAAACATAGCTATGGTTCATGGGAAACTGTGTCAAATGCAACTGTATTCCAGGCAGAACAGCAAAAACGTACTTGTACCTGCGGCGATGTTGAAACACGAACCGTTGGATCAAAATTAGCACCGGTATTAGAAGTGCAGGGAAAATTGAAATCTATTCCTGTAAAAGCAGGAAAGACAATTACAATCAAGCTTTCTTTAGCAAACGGAGATTCTCTTGATTCTGTAAAGGTAAGTAATTCAAAATATGCAAAATTAATTTCTTTAAATAAAAAGAATGGAACAATCAAGCTGAAATCACTGAAAAAAGGAAGTACTACTTTGAAAATCCGTCTTGCCAGCAAGAAGACAAGAAGTTACAAAGTGAAAGTGACAAATGGCACTGTTAAAACAACAAAGCTCACTGCAAAACAGAACAAGATTACACTGAAAAAAGGAAATACCGTAACATTGAAGTCTGTACGAGTTCCATTTACCAGCACAGAGAAAGTGATATACAAATCTTCCAATAAGAAAGTGGCTGTTGTTACTTCTAGTGGAAAAGTGAAGGCAGTAGGAGCCGGAACAGTAAAAATTACTATGAAATCAGGAACTAAGAAAGCGACAGTTAATGTAATCGTTCCTAAAAGAAAATAA
- a CDS encoding BlaI/MecI/CopY family transcriptional regulator translates to MIKLTNSEKEVMDVLWKSDQPLTAREIVVNCVKKTWKSSYIHIMINSLLEKEMIQVEGQKRSGKNYARTYKPTMTEDEWYATQLINQAKDRKNFISIVFKELLEQIEDPEKIVELEEEINKKKERNNIIYKNVIKNIYLYDII, encoded by the coding sequence ATGATAAAATTGACAAACAGCGAAAAAGAAGTAATGGATGTGTTGTGGAAATCGGATCAGCCATTAACTGCCAGAGAAATCGTTGTTAATTGTGTTAAAAAGACATGGAAGTCCAGTTACATACATATTATGATTAACTCTTTATTAGAAAAAGAAATGATTCAAGTGGAGGGTCAAAAACGCTCTGGAAAAAATTATGCCAGAACATATAAACCGACTATGACGGAAGACGAGTGGTATGCCACACAATTGATCAATCAGGCAAAAGATAGAAAGAACTTTATTTCGATTGTTTTTAAAGAATTGTTGGAACAGATTGAGGATCCTGAAAAAATAGTTGAACTGGAAGAGGAGATAAATAAAAAAAAAGAAAGAAATAATATAATATATAAAAATGTAATAAAAAATATATATTTATATGATATAATTTAA
- a CDS encoding Abi family protein → MLPQKKFSSFSEQVEWLQDEKKLIISNKQYAENVLKHIGYFPLMGGYKHLFRIPLTKKYKAGTSFDEIVSLYEFDAELRELFFKYLLQIERHLRSLMSYYFSEQYGESQSAYLDANNFNNSRRNRNTVSRLIATLQRAASTTDYVYINYYRNTYGNIPLWVLINVLTFGNLSKMYKVFPQSLQSKVCKNFGIINQRQMEQFLSVLTKFRNVCAHGERLFTYRTIDNISDLPLHRKMSIPMNGIQYQYGKNDLFAVVIAFRYLIPSKDFLVFKRKLAALIDHTSKKLIHIDSDELLNKMGFPPNWKNITRYRLTP, encoded by the coding sequence ATGTTACCACAAAAGAAATTTTCCAGTTTTTCAGAGCAGGTTGAATGGCTCCAGGATGAGAAAAAACTCATTATTTCTAACAAGCAGTATGCTGAAAATGTTCTGAAACATATCGGTTATTTCCCTTTAATGGGCGGCTACAAACACTTATTCCGAATTCCCTTAACCAAAAAATATAAAGCTGGAACTTCTTTTGATGAAATCGTTTCTCTTTATGAATTTGATGCGGAACTTCGAGAATTGTTTTTCAAATATCTGCTGCAGATAGAGCGGCATCTTCGTTCACTGATGTCCTACTATTTTTCGGAGCAATATGGAGAATCACAATCCGCTTATCTGGATGCAAACAATTTTAACAACAGCCGCCGAAACCGTAATACTGTTAGCCGATTAATTGCGACTTTACAGAGAGCTGCATCAACAACCGATTATGTTTATATTAATTATTACCGGAATACCTATGGGAACATACCACTTTGGGTGCTGATTAACGTCCTTACTTTCGGAAATCTTTCAAAAATGTATAAGGTTTTCCCACAATCCCTGCAATCCAAAGTATGTAAAAATTTCGGTATTATTAACCAACGACAAATGGAACAGTTCTTATCTGTCCTGACAAAATTCAGAAATGTATGTGCCCACGGCGAGCGGCTATTTACATACCGGACAATAGATAATATTTCTGATCTTCCCTTGCATAGAAAAATGTCAATACCTATGAACGGAATCCAGTATCAATACGGAAAAAATGATTTATTTGCTGTTGTCATCGCCTTTCGTTATTTAATACCAAGTAAAGATTTTCTTGTTTTCAAAAGAAAATTAGCTGCTTTGATTGATCATACTTCGAAAAAACTAATCCATATAGACAGTGATGAACTCCTGAACAAAATGGGATTTCCGCCTAACTGGAAAAATATTACCCGCTACCGTTTAACACCATAG
- a CDS encoding helix-turn-helix domain-containing protein produces the protein MNYKEIMVDCASYIKKHKNEQLMVEDLGKLYSFKPEYLGYLFSCFYQEPLDLYMERMKEAEMNPDEFCQKPIQKRSTSTVKVDVKYTETVPFYLNVSPVINEEKEVYRPLDTAVEIYERYVDTNSTQLALWLNDENYSNYYMYGNISESSKDLPADLTQIRIPSGRYAIFSFGEEQKGGLAEQMKDLINYAQTEWMEKNAQKVDLQGYTFECIRDGKVYYCLALLEKEKEEPPEKVYGVDTWTTYIDENITGNLTTTSLAQKFHYSPTHFKRIFRCYYKMSVSDYIRKRRMTMIAEKIREGMNPKEAAALYHFKTYAGFARAFQKEFHVLPTMYSKGMFEVIDLAKYYFQNKDKIRMSIIKLQSIKMIGHTIIPCKKEEVDIPAQMNYWRGRAFPCLENTRFSSNVERREDKIALWYHEPESKNIDYILGPVVQEFPDKIPEKMIKVTLEEGKYAIFETDKISDERDITETLRMYIRCIFYGWVKEYRDRVDLKRITFERYVDCKIYFYVPVNH, from the coding sequence ATGAATTATAAGGAAATTATGGTGGATTGTGCCAGCTATATAAAAAAACATAAAAATGAACAATTAATGGTAGAGGATCTTGGAAAATTGTATTCTTTCAAACCGGAATATCTGGGGTATCTTTTTAGTTGCTTTTATCAAGAACCCCTTGATCTTTATATGGAAAGAATGAAAGAAGCAGAAATGAATCCTGATGAGTTCTGCCAGAAGCCAATACAAAAGCGTTCCACCTCTACTGTAAAGGTTGATGTAAAATATACAGAAACAGTTCCATTTTATCTAAATGTATCTCCAGTGATAAACGAGGAAAAAGAAGTATATCGTCCTTTGGATACTGCGGTTGAGATTTACGAAAGATATGTAGATACAAATAGCACTCAACTTGCTTTATGGTTGAATGATGAGAACTACAGCAACTATTATATGTATGGTAATATCAGTGAATCATCAAAAGATTTGCCGGCAGACCTTACCCAAATTAGAATCCCATCTGGTCGATATGCGATTTTTTCTTTTGGGGAAGAACAAAAAGGTGGATTAGCAGAACAAATGAAAGATTTGATCAATTATGCCCAAACTGAGTGGATGGAAAAGAATGCCCAAAAAGTAGACCTTCAAGGCTATACTTTCGAGTGTATCAGGGATGGAAAAGTTTATTATTGCCTTGCACTTTTGGAAAAAGAAAAGGAGGAACCTCCGGAAAAAGTATACGGTGTAGATACATGGACAACGTATATCGATGAAAATATTACTGGAAATCTGACAACGACTTCCCTGGCCCAAAAATTTCATTATTCTCCAACTCATTTTAAACGGATTTTTCGATGTTACTATAAAATGTCAGTTTCAGACTATATCAGGAAAAGACGTATGACCATGATTGCGGAAAAAATCAGAGAGGGTATGAATCCGAAAGAGGCAGCAGCTTTGTATCATTTTAAAACCTATGCCGGTTTTGCTAGAGCTTTTCAAAAAGAATTCCATGTGCTTCCGACTATGTATAGTAAAGGGATGTTTGAAGTTATTGACCTTGCGAAATACTATTTTCAGAATAAAGATAAGATTCGGATGAGTATTATTAAGCTTCAAAGTATCAAAATGATAGGTCATACAATTATTCCTTGTAAAAAAGAAGAGGTGGATATTCCTGCTCAGATGAATTACTGGCGTGGGAGAGCTTTTCCGTGTCTTGAGAATACCCGATTTTCCAGTAATGTGGAGAGAAGAGAAGATAAGATTGCTCTGTGGTATCATGAACCGGAGAGTAAAAATATAGATTATATCCTCGGGCCTGTAGTGCAGGAATTTCCGGATAAAATTCCGGAGAAAATGATAAAAGTTACTTTGGAGGAAGGCAAATATGCAATTTTTGAGACAGATAAAATATCAGACGAACGAGATATAACTGAGACTCTTCGTATGTATATCCGTTGTATATTTTATGGTTGGGTAAAAGAGTACCGGGACAGAGTAGATTTAAAACGGATTACATTTGAACGATATGTGGATTGTAAGATATATTTTTATGTTCCGGTTAACCATTAA